The sequence GCCGATTCTTATCGGACAGGGCTTTCGAACGGTCCCGGTGCTGATTTACAGTTCATTCGTCGGCGAGGTAAGCAATGACACAGGCTTCGCCGCAGCGGTATCCGTAATCGTCATCATCGTGGCGCTCATAGTGTTCCTTTTGCAGAAGTACTTTGTTGGGCGCAAGCAGATTTCGATGACCGCTGCGGTTCCCATAGTGCCAAAGCCAATGCCGGGCTGGAGGGGCTGGCTCATACACCTATACGTTTACGGGTTCCTCACTCTCGCGTTGGCGCCGCTTGTTGTTGTCGTGATCAGTTCGTTCCGCAACACGTTGTTCGGGCAGTTCGTCGACGGGTTCTCCTTTGATAACTACTCGGATTCCTCGGACGCCATCCTTCGCTACGTTGGTAATACTTTTAGAATCGGACTTTCGGCACTCTTTATCCTCGTGATTATTGCGGTGTTCGTGTCATATCTCACTGTGAGGCGCAAGGGCGCTCTTTCAAATGGTCTAGACACGATGACGATGATTCCCTACGTGGTGCCCGGGTTGGTAATCGGTATAGCTCTCGTGACGGCTTTCAGCCAGCCGCCGTTTCTTCTCACTGGCACCTTCGCGATCATGGTGCTCGCCTTGGTAATTAGGCGAATGCCATATTCTGTGAGGTCTACAACGGCGATTATGTATCAACTCGACCCGAGCATTGAAGAGGCGGCGATTAGCCTCGGTGCCTCGAAATTCAGAACACTGGTGCGAGTCATTGTGCCCGCACTTGCGCCAGGAATCCTCGCGGGCGCGGTGCTCAGCTGGGTGACCATTATCACAGAGCTCAGCACGACACTATTTTTGTACACAACATCCACCCAGACTTTGTCGCTCGGTATCTATGTCGAGGTAGTAAGGGGCCAGTTCGGTACCTCTGCGGCGCTGGCCACGGTGTTGCTTGGTCTCACCATGCTCTCGATCATCCTTCTGATGCGACTACCCGGAGGCAATAAGGATCTGCGTGTCTAACTTCGATGGAAGTCCCGCATAATCGGGCCAATTTGAGGGCGCGGTAACGGCAGATTCCTAAAAGTTCACAATCTTCAACTGCCATCTAATAACATGCCTTTGGGCGCAGCTGTGTCCAAAGGCTCTTGGTTTTAGTGCTGGTTTATTGGATGCTCGAATAGGGGGCAACATCTTTGCCGAATCGGGTAGGTAGTAGTTGGTGATCATTCTGAATACTGGATGGCAAAATACATTTTGGTCTTAGCTTTTGAAAAAGTGCACCTCTGGCATTAACATCGGCTCTATTTGCACCAGAAGTCATCGGTTTTCACCATCCAATCCAGGAGATTGCAAATGGTTATGCTCTTATTCTCCCATTAGGGCAAGGGGAATCAGGGCGACTCCGTTTTGGCGATAGGCATGCCGCCCCGAGTAGATATCAACTTTGCCGATCGGTTCAGAATCGAGCTGCAACTTAGGCCGATGCAAGTGGCGGCAGTCATGCTCGGTTATCACCTCAGCCAACTTGCCCAACCCCGCTAAGCGCCCCTGTTCAGTGTTGTGGAAACCCTCTGGCGATACCTGCTCTTTGCCGAGGATATTCCAAGGACTGAATCCTGTTTTAGTCTGGCCTGATACTAATTGCTGAAATGTGTTTTCATTCAGCGCGCGTTGGCAACGCTGTCGGGTTCGGCTGCGAGATTCGGGTCTATTTCCTTGGCGCAGTGCTGTTGCTTGAGTTGCGAGTCTTAGACAAGGGCCACCGGGTTAATGGCACCTAAGCCTAGGGATTGGGTTTATCATTTGGCAATGAAGACCTATGTGCGGCGCGTCTTGATTGTTGAAGATGAGGTGCTGATTAGAAACTTCTTGTGTCTGACGCTCGAGGAAGCCGGTTTTGAGGTCGCACAAGCCTCCTCTGCGGCGCAGGCACTGGATGTTATTAAAAAGTTTGATCCAGATATCGCAATTTTGGACATCAACTTGGGGCCAGGGCCCTCGGGGGTTGACTTGGCATTTGTGATGGACAAAATGCAATTCGGGGTAGCCCTGGTCGTCCTCACGAACCATCCGGACCTTAGAACAGCCGGTTATTCCAAAAGCGATTTGCCAGTTGGCTGCGGGTTTTTGAGAAAAGACTTGATTGATGACCCGAGTGCCTTCATTGCTGCAATCGAAACTGTGATTGCAGGTAGGAAGGAGCTGAGGCAAGACCAAGACAAATCAAGACCCTTAGCCGAACTCAGCGCCCACCAAATCGAGATTCTCCGGCTGACCGCTTCGGGGCTCACCAATGCTGCAATAGCGAAACAACGAAATACTAGTTCTCGAGCGGTCGAGCAGTCGCTAAAAGGTATTTACGAGGTGTTGGGAATCGACACCGATGGAGACGTAAACCCAAGGGTTGAGGCGGCCACCAGGTTCTTTCGCGCTGCCGGGCTTCCAAACAGCTCTAATTCCTAACCTCATTTCTGGCGCTGAGTTTCCAGCTGCCCCAGCCCTTTATCTCAACCGTTTAGAGCGGTTTGTTGAATCCAAATAGCCCCAGGCTTCGGATATCCGAAGCCTGGGGCTATGGCAGAAAGTCCCTGTGGCAGGATTTTGACAACTTGTATAAAAAAGGATAAAAATGACTTCTTTCAGACTGCGCAGACCAGTATTCCGCCCAACCGTTGCGGTTATGGCCATGATGAGCCTAATTGTTTCTGCGTTTTTGCTGGTGCCGAGTGTTCCAGAGGCTCAAGCCCAGACCTCAGCTGGTTTGAAGAATGATTATGACTACTATGCGGACCTAGATGGCACTACTCAGTACTTCAGGGGCATCGATAACCAGGCTGTTATCCCCGCTACGGCATTTACTCTGGAGGCTTGGGTGCGGCCGGCAGATATTCGAACTGGACAGGATTATTACTCCGTTATTACTCAAAATCAGAAAATTGGTGGAGGTGAAGACAATCGCGTTAATTTCGGCCTGAGGGTTATCAATGGGACTTATGGGATTCACTATGGTTCTTCTAGCACCGCGAATACGGACCTGGACGCCTTGCCGGGCAGTGGCATCCCAACCAACCAGTGGTCTCACATAGCGGTCACTTCCGAAGTTGGCGTGACCGGAGGAAAAACAACCATATGGCTGAATGGGAAACAGGTTGGCCAGAGCGATAACGCTTTCTCTGTGCTGGCTAACGCCACAGGCACGGCCTTTTCTATCGGCGCCACTGGCGGACCCACTGCAAAGAATTGGTTCAAGGGCGGCATCGATCAGGTCAAGGTTTGGAACGGTGTTCTAAGCCAAAATGACATTCAGAAATCAATGCACGCTTGGGATGCCACGGGGATTACCCCGAGTACTCTCAGGGCCCACTATGACTTTAATGACAAGTCCGCAAGCGGGGGCTTTGTTTTCGACGCAAAAGCTACAACTAATTTCAATTACCGATTAGCCATTAAGGGTGCTCCAACTTTCCCCGATGTCAAGACCTACCAAGAGCACAACGGCAAGCAGGTTTTCACCTTCCCACGTTCCTACCTAACCGAGAACGGTGGTTGGCGCGCTCCAAATTCGGCCACTAAGTTCTCGGCGGCCATTTTGGCTGGCGGCGGAGGAGGCGGGCCAGATAATGGCAGCGGCGGCGGCGGTGGTGCTCTATACCTAGCGAACAACAAAGCTTTACCTTCTTCTCGTGTGCTTGGAATAGTTGTTGGTCAGGGTGGAGTTGGCGTGCCCGATGAGTTTAACGCCAGTTCAGGCCAAGTCTCTGCAATTAGCTCTTCCTCAATAATCCAGTCCAATGGCGGTTTTCCTGGTTGGGATTACACGGACACTAATGCCAACACCTCCTTAGGTGGCCCAGCGAACGGTTCGCCTCCAGCTGGCGACGAGTCATTTGCAGGCGCCAGAGGTGGAGCAAGCCCTACCTGCTCAGACGCGCCAAATCCTGGCCTACCAGGTCAGGTGCTTACCATGCTTGGAGTCATAGTAGGTTCTGGTGGTGGTGGCGGAACTAGCGTTGGGCACCCCACGAGTGCCGGTGGCCCGGGAGCTGGATCATCATCCAATAGCTTCACAACCGGTTCTGCCGGTGAAGCCAATAGAGGTGGAGGTGGAGGTGCGGGCTCTGGCTGCAATAATCCCGCTAAGACCCCTGGCGGCAACGGCGGCTCCGGCCTGGTGATTGTGACTGTCGATTTTGTCGGTAAGTGCCTGTATGTGAATTCCGGGTTCACTTTGACTCAGGTTCCAAAGGTTCAATTCTTTGGTATTCAAACTGACCCAAAAGTGCAAATCAGATCTGAGTCCTCTCAGATTGCGGTGCAGGCTGCCTTTTATGGAGAGTCGGCAATCGTAGGTGATCAGATGTATTTTGCGGATCGAGGACGCCAAAAACTCAGGCGTTATCCACTAGATGCATCAAGAAATGTCCTTACCGAGTCAATTATCGGAGATCTTCCGACCCCTGGCATGGGGGTCACTGCGGATGAGAGATATGTTTACGCTTGGAACAACACCGGCATAGCTCGGTATGACACTTTGACCCAGAACTATCAGAAGACATTCATTGACAAGGGTGATATTGCAAAAGTGGATGGCGAGATGGCGTTCGGTAGATTCGAAGGCGTTGGCTACCTGTTTATTGCAAGCGATCGGACAGGCTTCACAGACGCAGCTGGCTATTACAGCGACGTTTACGCCGTTCCAGTGAGTGGAATGAACGCTCAAGGAGTCGCGGCAATCGTGCCTGCCGCTTTAAGCAAAACTGCTCATTTGTTTTCAAAATCTAAGCTTTCAGGTGCTAGTCCTGAAGCAAATGGGTCATCCGGCATAGCGGTGATTGGCAAGAGTGTTTACTGGACCACCGGGCTCAGCAGTTCGATTAATTCGAAGATTTGGACCAAAGTTATGACCCCCGCGAACCTGCCTGGATACCCTCGCGGCGGTGAATCTAAAACATCTGAAGCGGGCCAAATGCTTAAGGAGTACGCAACACAGAACTTTCGGGGATTATCGGCAGATTCAGAAAAACTCTACTTTCAAGCAACGACCTACAACGTCGACAGCCTGAATCCTAAGACGCTTGCTTCTAGGACGGAGGTGCTTGATTCAGCCATGTCGACCACTGCAAATGGAATCCTGCCGGCTGCAAGTTGCCCAATTCCTATAATTGCGGGCTCTGGTCGAAGTAGCTTTTACGGAGGGAATGTTGCGACCCAGTTCCCTTCAATTTTTCCGCAGAACACTCTCGGTGTTAGTTACCGTGTGGAGTATCGAATCAACGGTGGGCCTTGGGTGCTTCAAGAGGTCACAAGTGGGCGGACAGCAAGCCTAATCCCGCCAAGTGACGGTCTTTACGAAACTCGGGTCGCGACTTTGGTTGGCGGAGAACTGAGTGAATTTGGAACGACGTTCCAGACTCAGGTTGGGGCCTTACCCGATCCGCCGCTTTGTGATAACCCAACCAAACTTGTTTATCAAGTGACCGCCGGAACGACCGTGCGGCTCGACCTCACCACTGCAAGCTCTCCGGGAGTAGTCAAACCGGTAGTGGTCGACTGGGGAAATGGAACAAAGTCCCCGGTTGCGAGCTGGGCAACTGGTGATTTCACCTTCAGCAAAAGCTATCCGACTGCAGGAACCTACACTATTGATATTTGTGGTGAATTTGCTGGCTTTGGAAATGCGAGTATCTCGCAAGATCGACTTAGCCGAGTCATCCAGTGGGGTGCCGCGACAGCCACTTTGACCGATTTGAGCTTCGCCTTCAATAATGCGACGATCCTCAATGACGTGCCTGCAGTCTTGCCTGCGGGCGTAACGACACTCGAATCCGCTTTTCTAGGGGCTGCGGTGTTCAACGACGCCGATGTGAAGCTCTGGAATACCGATAACGTGGTGAATTTCGCCGGCATGTTCTCCGGGGCTAAAGCCTTTAATCAAGACATTGGTACAAATTCGACTTATTGGAATACCGCCAAGGCCACCAACATGAGCAACATGTTCAATGGTGCAACTGCTTTCAATAACGGCAACGCTGACACAATCAAAAACTGGGACACGGCTCTGGTCACAAACACTTCCTCCATGTTTGAAAAGGCTGCGAACTTTAACCAATCGATCCCAACCGATGGCAATAAGTGGAAAACCAGTTCGGTGACCCAAACTCAGAACATGTTCAACGGTGCGGCTGTGTTCAACCAAAACATTGGCACCTGGGATACCGCTAATGTGGAGAATTTTTCCGGCATGTTTAAGGGTGCCACTGTGTTTAATAACGGTGGTTCAGCTGCCATACAGGACTGGAACACCGCCAAGGTGTTGAAAATGGATAGCATGTTTGCTCAAGCCAGAGCCTTTAATCAGCCTTTGCCCACTGCTGGTTCAAAATGGGATGTGTCAAAAGTTAGCACCATGGAAGACATGTTCTCCGGTGCTTCCTCATTCAATCAGGTGCTAACCAGTTGGGTGACTTCCAAGGTCTCAAACATGAACCGCATGTTCTTTTCTGCAACCGCCTTCAACAGCGCAACTGCATTTGAGATACCCGTTCTCACAACGGCCGCAAACATGTTCAGCTATAGCGGCTTGAGTGACGATAACTACGGAACTGTGATCATAGGCTTCGATGCTGAGCAGGAAGCAAGTCGGGCGCTAACCGGCGTGGTATTTGGTGCTGTCGATAAGACCGCATTTTGTGACACCGCACACGCTTCCTTGCTCGACCTTGCTGCGACCGTCGCGGCCAGTGGCGCAGCCTGGACAATCACCGATAAGACCAATAGAACGCTCAGCTGCGCACCAACCGTGACAATCACAGCGGCTAACGCAACTCACGTCTACGGCGAGCCAGTGCCATCTATTGGGTTCACAAAAGTGGTCACCGGTGAATCGTTGCCAACTTCGGATTGGCTCTCGGAGGTCCAGTGCAAGGCTGTTGTAACTTCCGACGGAGCTAATGTGTTAGCAACCTCTGCTGCTGTTTCGGGTGCCTATAAGACATCCTGCACCGGCCCATCGGGAACTGGTATTGGAATCAAGGTTGTTTACGTCGATGGCACCTACTCGGTCTCACAACGGCCAATAACCGTAAGGGCGAAAGACCAGGCGATCTTCTCAGGTCAACCAACAACTGATACTCCCGCGACTGCCCTGTCTACTGACAGCGCTTTAGTCATGGTCACTAGCGGTTCGATATTGGCTGGTGATGTGGTGCACTTCACCCTGGGTTACACTCCCAAAACTGGTACTGCAGCAGTTGCATCCTCGGCCTACACCGGCTCTGGAGCGATGAATATCATTCCGGCAGCGGCAACCACTGGGAGTATCGGTGCCACTGGAAACTATTTGGTTACCGGCTCTAACGCTGTTCTGACGGTGTCTGAATTGACCTACATAATTGCGGCCAAATCTCAGGTAAAGACCTACGGCAACCTTTATTCCTTCAGTGATGCCGATTGGATCTGCACGATGAAGGTGACTACGGGGTCTGTTATTTCTGAAGGTGCTTGCAGTCCAACGCCATCGGTTTCCATAAGCTCGGCTGGTGCTTCTGCGAATCAGAATGTTTCTAGCACTGCTATTACATTGTCTGCCACGATCTCCGGGGTTGCTTCAAGCAATATCACAACTGTTGCTGGAACCCTTGAGGTTGTGCCCCGTGTGCTCACGGTGATTGCGGAAACCATGGTTGTTCCATACGGATCTGGGGTACCCACCTACCCAACCCCTCAGATCACGGGTTTTGCTAATGGCCAGGACAGCTCCGATGTGACTGCGCCAACCTGCGGTTCTGGCTATAACCCAGACACTGCGCGCGGAACGGTGCTCAATATCACTTGTGGCGGCGGAAATCCGGGCTCGAACTACCGGTTTGTTTATCCGGCGAGCTCTCCAACGCTAACGGTTCCAGCATTATCGACGGTGAGCTCGGATGTGCCCATCACAACCAGCCTCCCAGAAGATGTAATAAGCGCTGACTCTGTCTTTAGGTTCGGTATTGCTCCTGTGAATCGGATTTGCTTTGCAAACCTGATCATTCTGGATGGCATCAATGAACCCAATCCGATTCGCCAAGAGGTGACTTCGAGTTCGGTGGTCTTCGAGTTGCCACTTGATATCGGCGAATACGAATACGAGCTATTTCTTGATGGCAACTGTGACGCACCCACCACCAGGGGAATGTTGAGCATCTTGGAGTACGTTGCGCCAGTTATTGTTCCTGAAGCTACGGTCACCCCAGCGCCCTCGGTAGCACCAGCTCCTTATACCGGCCCACAAATTACAGACTTCTCGGCCAGGCAGCTGCCTGGTGATAAGCCTGCGACCGTTGTGCTGGATGGTGTTCGGTTGTCGCTGGTCACAGACGTCTGGGTCGGTGAGACCAAAATCACCTTCACCAGAAACGATAAGGGGCAGCTGATTCTTAGCCTCCCGGCCTTGGCCGAAGGTAAATATGATCTGCGGCTTGGTTTTGAAGGTGGTGGAATGATCACCAATATCAATGCCTTTATCATCTTGAAGGCGGGGGATATTGGAAACCAAACTCCTCCCACTGACACGCTGCCCAAAACCATAGGAACCAGAACCCTTAGATATACCAACTTTGGGGGTGACTCCTTCAGCCTCCCTAGAGCTGCCAGAACTGGCATCACTAAAACTCTAATTAGGCTCGAGGATGTGAACCGAGTGGTTTGCCGAGGCTTCACTTCTGCATCCAGGCCAAGCGCCCAGGACAAGAAGTTGGCAAACCTGAGAGCAAACGCAGCCTGTGATCTGGCAAAGCGTTTCGCTTCTGATGCAATTATCGAGACCCGCAGTTTACCTGCTGCAGGAATAGGGCCAAGGTTCAGGGCAGTGAACATCTTCATCGCTTACAACATTGACTAGGTAGTTTGAATGCAAGAGGGCTGCCGACCAGAATTTGGTCGGCAGCCCTTTTTCTTTATCAAGTCCCCGCCCCATCAATCCCTCAGTTGGGTTTATTAGGCTTATGCAATGCTCAAATCTCAAATCAAAGTCTTTGCCACAAGTGCGCTGGTTGTTTCTGTGTTCCTAGCCCTCACGGGCTGCGGCGCTGTTACTGACACGACAAGTTCTTCTGCAGCCTCAGAGACAGTCCCTGAGAGTTCTTCAGGGACTGTGGCACCTAGTGGGGCAGATGAAATGGGCTTGGCGCTTTTGGCCGTTGAGGCAAGCTATGAACTCTTTCAAAATGCTGGGATGACCGAGACTGTTTTATCTGGTGAGGATAAATATATCCTTAGCTATGACCCTGCTAACCCGGTGTTTGTAGCAGCGCTTTATAACCTCACCTTCGATGACGCAATTCCGGTTGAAGAAAAAGAGCTTTTCACCGTTTATGCCGCTTGGCTATTTAGCCAAGACGGCAGCTCGGAGGTCTTGGTGACACCGACTGGTCTTTCTATCTCCAATGATGTTTCAAGCCCCTTTGAGGTCGTGATTGAGGACGGGTTGATTGTGTCTGGTGGGGCGCTTGACGGTTCCTGGTCTGGGACCTTTAGTTACGAGCCAGACTTTGAGATTTTGGCTCTGATTGCCGATGCGGGCTAGTTAGCCAAGTCTGTAGTTTCTGGCGCTCTAATCATTTGTCATATTCTTGGCCATTGGCCCCCTTTCTAGCTGGCTCACGTATGTGATGATTGCTGTTGTTAACAGGCATTTGTGAGAGATTCAGGCTACTTTGGACACCAATCTCAAATCAGCGAGGATGCGAAATGGCAGCGATAAATCCCCTAATCTCACCGGAAGCGAGCCTGATCTCTCAGGACCCAGCTGCCGCCAAAGCGGCCCTCGGGTCACTATTGGCCATTAGGTCATTTGAAGAGGCGGTGGATGCGCTATTTGCCCGGGGCTTGATGCACGGAACCATGCACCTATCGATTGGCCAAGAAGCTTCTGCAACGGGGGTCTGTGCTGCTTTACTGCCCACCGATTACATAACAAGTACTCACCGCGGCCACGGCCACTGCATCGCCAAGGGTGCAGATCTAACTCGGATGATGGCCGAGCTACTAGCCAAACAAAGTGGCTACTGCCGTGGCCGCGGGGGCAGTATGCACATCGCCGATGTCGAAACCGGCAATTTGGGAGCCAACGGCATTGTTGCCGGCGGCATCCCGATTGCGGCAGGGGCGGCCCTTGCGCAAAAGATGCAGGGCAAATCCAATGTCGTCGTGAGCTTTTTTGGAGATGGTGCAACCAATGAGGGCGCTTTCCACGAAGCGTTGAACCTGGCCGCGATTTGGGATCTGCCGGTGATTTTTGTATGCGAGAACAATAAATACGGCATGTCTAATTCGATTGAAGAATCGATGAAGATCAAGTTCATCTCGGAGCGAGGCGCTGCCTACGGCATCGAGGGTGTCACCGTTGATGGCAACGATGTTGATGAGGTTTATCTAGCCGCCAAAAAGGCTGTGGACAAAGCTCGCTCGGGTGGCGGCCCAACTTTGATTGAGGCGATTACCTATCGCCATAAGGGTCACAGTAAGTCTGATAAAAACCTATACCGCACCAAAGAAGAAATTGAAGAGTGGAAGAGCAATGACCCAATTGGTCGCTTCGAGACCAAGGCCCTAGAAGCCGGCAGCATAAGCCAGGCTGATATTGATGCTTTGCGCGAGAAGGTTCGTGAGGACACTCGCTCGGCCATAAGGGATGCAACTAGCGCTCCCGACTCCGATCCAGCAGAACTACTATCTAGCGTTTTTAGGGCGGTCTAAATGTCATCCAGAGTTATCACCTATGCCGAGGCAATCCGCGAAGCGATTGGCCAGGCAATGGAGGCTGATCCGAGCGTGTTCATGCTCGGTGAAGACATCGGTATTTACGGTGGGGCATTCGGAGTCACCGGTGACCTGATCCACCGCTTTGGTCCCGAGCGCATCAGGGACACCCCTATTTCAGAACTCGGCATTGTTGGTGCTGCGGTTGGTGCCGCCTTGGTTGGTATGAAGCCAATTGTTGAGATTCAGTTCTCTGACTTCACAGCCCAGGCCATGGATCAGATTGTGAACCAGGCCGCCAAGATCCACTTCATGCTGGGTGGCGAGCTTTCGGTGCCAATGGTGCTTCGGGCGCCAACCGGCTCTGGAACAGGTGCTGCGGCTCAGCACTCCCAGAGCCTAGAGGCTTGGTTTG is a genomic window of Candidatus Aquiluna sp. UB-MaderosW2red containing:
- a CDS encoding iron ABC transporter permease; its protein translation is MKIARGKFDGWTTIAVALTGGYLLMVIWPLVTVLIRSATSEGEFSLAGFEKFFSSRLYYETLTNSLLVTVSVTVLALAIAFPMAYFMTMFRVRGNRTAQMLILASMMSPPFIGAYSWILLLGNNGLITNWVEDTFGIEPPPIYGFSGIVLVLTLQLVPLIFTYLMGAWRTIDVSLLEASEGMGVTGLRRAFKVISPLLWPTVLAGSLLVFVRAFADFGTPILIGQGFRTVPVLIYSSFVGEVSNDTGFAAAVSVIVIIVALIVFLLQKYFVGRKQISMTAAVPIVPKPMPGWRGWLIHLYVYGFLTLALAPLVVVVISSFRNTLFGQFVDGFSFDNYSDSSDAILRYVGNTFRIGLSALFILVIIAVFVSYLTVRRKGALSNGLDTMTMIPYVVPGLVIGIALVTAFSQPPFLLTGTFAIMVLALVIRRMPYSVRSTTAIMYQLDPSIEEAAISLGASKFRTLVRVIVPALAPGILAGAVLSWVTIITELSTTLFLYTTSTQTLSLGIYVEVVRGQFGTSAALATVLLGLTMLSIILLMRLPGGNKDLRV
- a CDS encoding response regulator transcription factor, with the translated sequence MKTYVRRVLIVEDEVLIRNFLCLTLEEAGFEVAQASSAAQALDVIKKFDPDIAILDINLGPGPSGVDLAFVMDKMQFGVALVVLTNHPDLRTAGYSKSDLPVGCGFLRKDLIDDPSAFIAAIETVIAGRKELRQDQDKSRPLAELSAHQIEILRLTASGLTNAAIAKQRNTSSRAVEQSLKGIYEVLGIDTDGDVNPRVEAATRFFRAAGLPNSSNS
- a CDS encoding BspA family leucine-rich repeat surface protein is translated as MTSFRLRRPVFRPTVAVMAMMSLIVSAFLLVPSVPEAQAQTSAGLKNDYDYYADLDGTTQYFRGIDNQAVIPATAFTLEAWVRPADIRTGQDYYSVITQNQKIGGGEDNRVNFGLRVINGTYGIHYGSSSTANTDLDALPGSGIPTNQWSHIAVTSEVGVTGGKTTIWLNGKQVGQSDNAFSVLANATGTAFSIGATGGPTAKNWFKGGIDQVKVWNGVLSQNDIQKSMHAWDATGITPSTLRAHYDFNDKSASGGFVFDAKATTNFNYRLAIKGAPTFPDVKTYQEHNGKQVFTFPRSYLTENGGWRAPNSATKFSAAILAGGGGGGPDNGSGGGGGALYLANNKALPSSRVLGIVVGQGGVGVPDEFNASSGQVSAISSSSIIQSNGGFPGWDYTDTNANTSLGGPANGSPPAGDESFAGARGGASPTCSDAPNPGLPGQVLTMLGVIVGSGGGGGTSVGHPTSAGGPGAGSSSNSFTTGSAGEANRGGGGGAGSGCNNPAKTPGGNGGSGLVIVTVDFVGKCLYVNSGFTLTQVPKVQFFGIQTDPKVQIRSESSQIAVQAAFYGESAIVGDQMYFADRGRQKLRRYPLDASRNVLTESIIGDLPTPGMGVTADERYVYAWNNTGIARYDTLTQNYQKTFIDKGDIAKVDGEMAFGRFEGVGYLFIASDRTGFTDAAGYYSDVYAVPVSGMNAQGVAAIVPAALSKTAHLFSKSKLSGASPEANGSSGIAVIGKSVYWTTGLSSSINSKIWTKVMTPANLPGYPRGGESKTSEAGQMLKEYATQNFRGLSADSEKLYFQATTYNVDSLNPKTLASRTEVLDSAMSTTANGILPAASCPIPIIAGSGRSSFYGGNVATQFPSIFPQNTLGVSYRVEYRINGGPWVLQEVTSGRTASLIPPSDGLYETRVATLVGGELSEFGTTFQTQVGALPDPPLCDNPTKLVYQVTAGTTVRLDLTTASSPGVVKPVVVDWGNGTKSPVASWATGDFTFSKSYPTAGTYTIDICGEFAGFGNASISQDRLSRVIQWGAATATLTDLSFAFNNATILNDVPAVLPAGVTTLESAFLGAAVFNDADVKLWNTDNVVNFAGMFSGAKAFNQDIGTNSTYWNTAKATNMSNMFNGATAFNNGNADTIKNWDTALVTNTSSMFEKAANFNQSIPTDGNKWKTSSVTQTQNMFNGAAVFNQNIGTWDTANVENFSGMFKGATVFNNGGSAAIQDWNTAKVLKMDSMFAQARAFNQPLPTAGSKWDVSKVSTMEDMFSGASSFNQVLTSWVTSKVSNMNRMFFSATAFNSATAFEIPVLTTAANMFSYSGLSDDNYGTVIIGFDAEQEASRALTGVVFGAVDKTAFCDTAHASLLDLAATVAASGAAWTITDKTNRTLSCAPTVTITAANATHVYGEPVPSIGFTKVVTGESLPTSDWLSEVQCKAVVTSDGANVLATSAAVSGAYKTSCTGPSGTGIGIKVVYVDGTYSVSQRPITVRAKDQAIFSGQPTTDTPATALSTDSALVMVTSGSILAGDVVHFTLGYTPKTGTAAVASSAYTGSGAMNIIPAAATTGSIGATGNYLVTGSNAVLTVSELTYIIAAKSQVKTYGNLYSFSDADWICTMKVTTGSVISEGACSPTPSVSISSAGASANQNVSSTAITLSATISGVASSNITTVAGTLEVVPRVLTVIAETMVVPYGSGVPTYPTPQITGFANGQDSSDVTAPTCGSGYNPDTARGTVLNITCGGGNPGSNYRFVYPASSPTLTVPALSTVSSDVPITTSLPEDVISADSVFRFGIAPVNRICFANLIILDGINEPNPIRQEVTSSSVVFELPLDIGEYEYELFLDGNCDAPTTRGMLSILEYVAPVIVPEATVTPAPSVAPAPYTGPQITDFSARQLPGDKPATVVLDGVRLSLVTDVWVGETKITFTRNDKGQLILSLPALAEGKYDLRLGFEGGGMITNINAFIILKAGDIGNQTPPTDTLPKTIGTRTLRYTNFGGDSFSLPRAARTGITKTLIRLEDVNRVVCRGFTSASRPSAQDKKLANLRANAACDLAKRFASDAIIETRSLPAAGIGPRFRAVNIFIAYNID
- a CDS encoding thiamine pyrophosphate-dependent dehydrogenase E1 component subunit alpha codes for the protein MAAINPLISPEASLISQDPAAAKAALGSLLAIRSFEEAVDALFARGLMHGTMHLSIGQEASATGVCAALLPTDYITSTHRGHGHCIAKGADLTRMMAELLAKQSGYCRGRGGSMHIADVETGNLGANGIVAGGIPIAAGAALAQKMQGKSNVVVSFFGDGATNEGAFHEALNLAAIWDLPVIFVCENNKYGMSNSIEESMKIKFISERGAAYGIEGVTVDGNDVDEVYLAAKKAVDKARSGGGPTLIEAITYRHKGHSKSDKNLYRTKEEIEEWKSNDPIGRFETKALEAGSISQADIDALREKVREDTRSAIRDATSAPDSDPAELLSSVFRAV